The genome window AGAAAATCATAGGAAGGAATGGCATGCTCAGCTAGAAGAGATTTAACTTTTGTTATAATATCTCGAGCGGTTTTTGGCAAAAGAAGGCATTCATTTATTTCAACAACTTCTCGAAAATTTCCTCTTTTTCGAAGACCAAGTTTTTCGAATGCATAGACGAAGTCCATGCGATTTCTATATTCTAGCTCATTTGGTGCAGACTCTAATTCAACATCTCTGCCAAACAAGTCGTTTAGATAATCTTTCTTTATTTGTAATTGGTCACTGTATTTAATATGTTGAAAACGACAACCGCCACAGTCAGGAAAATGTTTACAAGAAGGCGCGCATGTAGTTAAGAGAGATTCATCTACCTTATCAAAAAAATCTTTCTTCTTACCTCTTTTACTTCTTCGAGCCATAAAGTATGCTCCTTAGTTTTTTCGCAAATTAAGATACTGGATTATTTGATTAACACACTCATCAACTGAACAAATATGAGGACTTAATTCAATCTCAGGATTCGTAGGAGGTTCATAAGGCGCAGAATCATGAAAACCAGTCAGATCTTTAATCTCGCCCTTTGCAGCTCTAGCATATAAGCCTTTAGTATCTCTCTGAATACAAACTTCCAAAGGAGTATTAACGTAAATTTCAATAAAATCATTGGGAGGAATAAGTGAACGAGCAAAAGCTCTTTTTTCCTTATAAGGACTAATTGCAGAAACTAAAACATACAAGCCATTGTTGTACGCCATTTTTGCCATGTGGCTAAATCGACGAATATTTTCATCTCTGCCTGCAGGAGAAAGACTTAAGTCATTGTTGATACCTCTTCGAGTGTTATCACCATCAATTGAAGCAGTGAGAATTCCCAAATCATGGAGTGCTTTTTGCGTGGCAACAGAAATCGTTGATTTTCCAGATCCTGAAAGACCTGTAAGCCATAATACTTTATTTTCTTTTAATCCAAGAAGGTTAAGCTTATCCTCTCGAGAAATAAACCCATTGTGTTCCGTGAAGCTATCATTACTCATAGAAAAGCGAAAACGAGAAGCATCTTATAAGTGTTTCTTTAAAAATCAAAGATTAATCTGCGTATTTTAGAGTGGACTTTCGTTTGTCTTTTTCATAACCCCAAGAAATTTTTACCCATAGTAGCTCATGAATGTAATAAGTCAAGAGTTTAATGAAGAGTTCGAGTGAACCTATAATTAAAGATGTTTCTAGACCAAGACCAAAAATTAATGCAAGACTTGTTGTAAGAACTGATGCAATGAAACGCCAGGAAAGACTTTTAAAAATGCTGACTTTTTGAAGACTCCGTACACGAAATCTTTGCCAAACTCGCTCATGACCATAGTATAAAAATAATTTGAAAATAAATTCTAAAAGACCAACCATCCCTGCAACTGCAGCATCATTACTAAAAACATAAACTAAACTAATAGTTGTTAAAGAAGCAATAATTCTCCACGTAAATGTTTTTAACACGCTTCGTTTTTTTGTTTCTGTTTGCCGAGGTCTCATTTTTTCTGTAGTTTAGCAATAAAAAATCCTTGCATACCTGTTTTATGTGGCCAAAACCTTCTAGTCAGATTCATATTAGATGATAATTCTTCACCAAATATATAATTATAGCCTTCATCACCAATATTTAAATTCATTGGAAGTAAAATCATATCTTCATAACGATTTAAAAACCAATTCACAATAAACTCATCTTCTTCAGGTTCAAGAGAACAGGTTGAATACACTAATGTTCCTCCTGATTTAAGGGCCCGGTAAGCAGATTTTAACAATTCTTTTTGTAAATTTCCTCGCTCCTTAAAATCCTGCGGTGAGCGAGCTTTAAAAAAATCTTCTTCAACACAAAAATTACCCGAGCAAGGAGCATCTAATAACACATAATCAAACAACAATGCCAAATCATCAGCAAACTGCGCATCTTTTTTAAAGACCGACACAGAAGAAATTTCTAAACGCTCCAAATTACTTTTCAGCGCATCAATTCGAGGCATATTATTATCAAGTGCAATAATAGGAATTTTGTCGTTTGTTAAAGCTGCAAGTTGCGTTGTCTTTGAACCAGGAGCAGCGCACATGTCAAGAATTGCCACAGGCAATTCTGCAGGGGACGGCGAATCAGCGGTCGGCAAGACAGCATTCTGCTTTTGAGGGTTCTGACGGTCAGTTTCTGACCAATCACTCAATAATACCCTCGCAGGGAGTTGGCTTGCTGCTTCTTGCAAATAAAACAACCCAGAAAGATACTCAATCGTTGATGCTAAAGAAAACGGCGCTTCATAAAAAAACGCATCAGGCAAAAAAGAAATAGGCTCAAGCTTCACGCCTTTTTGAGAAAGTTTATGATACAAGTCAACAGAAGATATTTTTAGCGTGTTCACTCGCAACGCAGGCCTTACTAACACGTCTTCGGGAGCAAACGACTCACCCAATTGCTCGTAGCGTTTAAGTAACATATTCATTGTTATCAATCCTTAGTTAGTCAACATTAATGTAAATGGTTCCCGTGTTTTTATCCACTTTTTCAACCAAGTCAATATCCTCACACATCGCCTCAATTTCATCCCACGAAGCGAGTTTGCGAAGATCAGTAATTTTATCCAGCAAGACCTTAATTTCTGCATAATGCGTGTAGATAAGCTCGCCTTTTTTTTGGTTGTCGATTTCTTTTTGCTGTAAACCCACAAGCATTTGCTCTTGCTTTTTAATAACCGTCTCTGTTTTAGAAAGCTTTTGTGTTGCATCTTTATTTGCATCCACTTCTTCTTGCTTAGTAAGACTGGCAAGCGCAACTTTTGCAATAGCCTCGTTAAACGAAGGCTCCTTTGCAACCCCGCCAGCAACGTCTTTAAGCAGAATGGGAAATGCTTCATGATTAAAAATAAACGGTGTTGTCGGGGCTACAAATAGGTCATGCAGTGCATCATACAACTGTTCAACATCAGCTTCAGAAAGCGCGCGAGGAGCTTTTGATTTCTCTACGCCAGCCTGATGCGTGACTTCTTCAGCATACAGCCCGCCAAGACTACAATCAATAGCTAGCGACTTTACCACAGACTCCTTGGTGCTGCCCTGTAATAACTCAGCAAACTGTGGTCTGGAAAGCAAACTTGGATCAAGCTGCTCAGGAGGAAACGAATATTGCTTGCCCGGTAAGAGCTTGCGCTCCTCACTCCAAATTTTAGCATGTAGAACAGAGAGAATTTTATTATCTTCTGTGGTAAGGAGCATGTTACCCGGCGGAATAAACTCCATAATCAAATTACTTGAGCCGTGCTTAGTGCTTAGTGTTATCTTGATAATCTTTTCAAAATGATGCTGCTCTATAGCAGTAATACGCGCGTTGGTAATTTTTCTTCGCAGACTCGTGCAAAAACCAGGTGGCGCATCAGGAAACACGGGCTTAAAAGAACTTACGCAAAGCAAGCGAGGAAGAGCAACATAGAGTAATTGCTTGCCCTTACCTGAGACGTGCAAACTAAAGAGAAAATCATCAGTTGGTTTTTCCTGCTGAAACACCTTCTCAATTTTAGCGCCAACGAGGAATTGTAGCTCGCGCACCACGTGTCTGAGTTCAAAAGAAGATAACGCGCCTTTCATACCGTCTTAGAAGCCACAACTCTTTTTATAGATTTGTATCATATGGGCTTTGTCCGGAAAGGAATACATTTGTATACTGCGAAGAATTATTCTCGCTCTGCTCAAAAGAATTTATCAACAAATGAACTCGCAACACAAGTGTTGCTCATGCTGTCATGCTCTTTTTGAGCATAACACAACACTATTTTACGCTGTAAAAGCGTAAAATTTGTTTGTCTAAAAAAATCTTCAAGGCAGTATACCAAATTATTCTGGACGAAGCCCATTATGTAACGAGTGGAATATATGTAATAGAAAACAATATTCTGTAACACCATATTTTTTTGCACATAAATATATTTAAATGACAAAGAGAAAAAACCATACACTACATATAGTGGACAGGAAATGTGTGAAACACTATCCCTAGTGTTTTTCCTGTGGAATGAAAAAACGCATGTGAGGCGGTATAAACGGCAATAACAACAAAAATCGGCGATAAAGGGAAAACAAATATACTTTTTGGGCACCAAGTAGAAAAAACAAGCCCTATTTTAGAAGTAGCAGGAACAGTAGACGAACTAAACGCTGCAATTGGCGTAGCGCGAGCCCATGTGGTCGCCCCAGGCATTAAAGAAGAATTATTAAATCTTCAACACGCACTCTTTGTTATCGGCGCAGAAGTAGCAACGCTACAAGAAGACTTTCCAAAACTGAAACGAAACATTAACACAGAAAATATTACCCGCATCGAAGAAGACATTAACGAACTAGAAAAATACAACGATATTGACAATTGGTTTATCCCGGGCGAATCCCCAAGTTCAGCACAATTAGAACTTGCACGAACCATTGCAAGACGATTAGAACGACGACTACTTCACGTCGAGCATCATAACGAGCACACACGTATTTTTGTAAACAGACTCTCTGATTATTTATGGCTACTTAGTCAAAAAGAAGAATATTATATTCGCGGCATCGAGCGAAAAAGTACTGAAGAAGCAAAAGCAAAAGAACAACAAACAACGATTTAAGAAATCGTTGTAAGTCAAGCAAAGCTTAACAAAACGACAATCTAAAATTGTCGAAGTTCACACTACGTGTAAACAGACCACCATCTAAATATTATAGTCGGTCAACTTCACTTGCAAGCTCAGTAAACGAAGGACGATACGCAGGATTCTGTGCAGAACACGCCCCTAACAACCTATCAAGTTTAACATCCATCGATTTATAACAAAACTTAATGGTCTTGGCAAGACTAAACACAGAACTCTTCTCAGAAACAAAACCACCACGCAATACTTCTGGAGCCCAATGATATTGTATCATCCGCTCATTAAAATAATCATGCTCTGGACGAACATGCGGCGTTGCAATAGAAGGATCAACAAAATATATACGATCAGCCTTCACCACATTTCCAAAATTTAAATCAAGATGAAACACGTGTTGTTTGCTTAATTCCACACCACACTCCACCATTTCTTTCACATCTTTATGAGTGAGATTCTCTTTTTCTCTAAACACATCTTTTGCTTCTGGAATCCAAGGAATAAGACCATACAAAAACGTATCAGCAGAAACCACAGAACGAGGCATTGTTGTAAGCTTTGCAGGAGATAAATCCATAAACAAATCTTGTGTAGATATCTTCATTCCAGAGTAAGGTGGCTTTTCTGACACACCCAATCGTTTAGGCACATACAACGCATCATCTAAAGAAAATACTGGAATAACATCACAACGCCGATGATCATGCTGTTTCATAAACGCTTCATCAGATTTATACAATTCATGCTTCCAGTCCAGCATCGCAACAATTGCATCTAAAGGAAACGAATCATCGTTGGGTAATAAACGAAAAGGAACTAACATACAACAAGACAAATGACCATCAAGTTATAAAATAAACGATTAAAAAAAAAGAAATAGAAAAAAAATATCAAAGAAACATATTTATTTCATATCACAGCCGCGGCAAAACAAGTCTTGCCTGGGTTACTCAATGAAATTTCATTTCATATCACAGCCGCCTTTAAAGCCACAACCAGCATCACATTCTGTGCAACCACCAATCTTAGCCATGGTGCCTTTCTTACATATTGGGCAACGCTCGCCAACCTCAGAGCCATAAATAACAGTGTCCTGCGTTTCTGGGTTCGGCTTAACAGACTCCTGCGTTTCTGGGTTCGGCTTAACAGACTCCTGCGTTTCTTTTGTTTCTGGCGCTTGCGAAGAAGAACCTTTATGCGCAGCATTCTTCTCCTCAGTCTTAGCATCAGTTGTTAAAATTTGCTCGTCACGAGAACCATCACGATAAATAGTCACGCCCTTACAACCAAGATCAAACGCATATTCATACAACTTCATCGTCTGCTCAACCGTAAAGTTACCTGGCACGTTAGCCGTCTTTGAAATAGAAGAGTCAGTCCATTTTTGAATGGTTGCTTGAATTTCTACATGGTCTTCCGGCGCAAGATCCATAGCGCTCACAAAGAACTCAGGTAAACTGCCATCATCACCTTTTTTGTACTCTTTAGCAAGGTCGATTTCCACCTCGTGAAAACCAAGGCGACTTTGTTGATAATACTTAAACGCATAAAACGGCTCAATACCAGTAGATGTTCCCACCATAGAACCAACTGTTCCTGTCGGTGCTTGCGTTGTTAACGTCACATTGCGAATACCATTTTTTTGCACGGCATCACGCACCTCCTGCGGCATTGTTTTCATAAAACCACTTTCCAAGAATTTTTCCTTATCAAAATAAGCAAAAGAACCCTTCTCTTTAGCCAACTCACTAGAAGCGAGATATGCAATGGTGGTGATTTTTTTGTAGAGCTTGTCAACAAACTCGCTTGCAGCTTTACTCCCAAATCGCAAACGAAGACGAATAAGAACTTCAGCAAGACCGAGTGTTCCACAACCAACACGACGCTCAGCAAGTTGGTTTTCTTTATTTTCTTCAAAAATATACGGTGTTAAATCAATAACGTTATCAAGAAACCGAGTAAGCGTTGCTGTTGACTCTTCTAATGCGTCCCAATCAAACTCATACACCGGACCAACAGCATCATCACCAGTTTTATACACGAAATTATTAAGCGCTAAATGACCTAAATTACACACTCCCCACGCAGGAAGACCTTGCTCACCACACGGATTAGTGCAAATAATATTGTTGTAATAATAAGAATTACTTAAATCGTTGTAGCGACCAGAGAACACGATACCAGGCTCGGCACTCTTCCAAGCAGAGCCAATGAGTTTATGCCATAATTCTTTTGCACGAACAGTTTTATGCACAGCGGTTTTATACCCCTTAGCTTTCCAGCCAAGTAAATCGCCATCCCACTCCGTATCATATTTCTTTTTGGTTTCTGCGTCTGCAATATCGGGAAATTCTAAAGGCCAATCTGCATCATCTTTCACAGCTTGCATAAATTCGTTAGACACGAGTACTGAAATATTTGCATTATCTAAAAAACCAATTTGGTGCTTGGAACTAATAAATTCCTCAACATCAGGATGCCAATCAGCAAGCATGAGCATGAGCGCGCCACGACGAGAGCCGCCTTGCTCAATAAGACCTGTTGCATTCGAATATAAATTTCCCCAGGACACAGAACCACTAGACTTTCCATTCACGCCTTTGATATACGCGTACCGCGGTCGAAGCGTAGATAGATTAATACCGACACCACCGCCACGACTAAAAATTTCTACCATTTGATAGAGTGTGTCTTTGATAATAGACTCTCGAGAATCACCAGGAGACGGAATAACATAACAATTATAGAGCGTTAAGTTTGACGTGTATTTACCCGTTTCATCAACATTAGCACCAGCCATAATTCGTCCAGCAGGTTGAATATATCCTTTGAGTAATGCTCGGGTGAATTTTTTCTCATACAAATCTTTATCCTCTTCAACACTTGCAACTGCTCGACCCACACGCCCATAGGCATCATAAATACTCTCTATAGGTTTATCGCATTGTAGTTTGCTTACGAGCAAAGGATTTTTATCATCAACATAAACACCAGTAATCATACGAATAGCCCACTCATTACCTTTGTCTGCAACAATAATACCTAAGTCTTTTTTTGGATATTTAGGATGATCTTTTGAAACGGCAACAACGAGGTCTCCAACAGTAATATTTTCTCGAAGATCTTTAATTGCGTAGCGGTCCATAAAAATAATAAGACCCATCTCCTTAAGATACGTTGAATTATTAAGAATATCAGCTGCTTTTGTTGTAAGTGGTACGCCTTCTGCTTTGAGCGTAGTTACTAGCTCCACGTCTGTTGTTTTCCTCTGTAAATTACTTCCCGAATTTTTTTTTAAATCCATATACACACCCATGTTAAACACTATATGTAGTGTCTTCGCTTTACCTTACACACTACATCTAGCATTGTGAATAGTATTTCTTTAAATAATTAATGTGACTAAAATAGAAATATTCGAATATAGATACTTGAACAGTTAGACTACACATTACGTATCTTCTTCGTCTTCAAAAGCAGAAAGACGAGTCTGTTTTTTTGTTGCTAACGCTTGATCGGCTCTACAACCATCACGATATAACGTTATGCCTTTGCAATGTAAAGTATGTGCTTTCATAATAATTGCTGCAACATCATCTCTTGTTGCTTGATTGGGCAAATTAATTGTTTTTGAAATAGAATTATCAACAAACTCCTGAAATGTCGCCATAACCATTAAGTGTTCTTCGGGCGCGATATCCATAGCTGTCCGATACACCCTTTTAAACGCTTCATCAAGCCAAGAAATCTTTTGGACTGAATCAACAAATTGCAACTGAATTTTAGCAGTCCTATCAACAGGTAACGCGTCAATTGCTTCTTTAAACGCCTCATTAAGAATAGTAAATTGCTCACCTTCACTAGTCTTTGTTGTGAAAGAAAACGCATATACTGGCTCAATAGATTGCGACGTGTGCGCAATAATACTCGTACTGCCTGTTGGCGCAATAGAAGTGATTGTTGCATTACGCATCTGCTTTTTATGAGTTGAATCTTTAAAATCAGTAAATGAACCTCGCTGAAGCGCAAGCGCGTGTGACGCATTTCTAGACTCCTCTTTAATAATTGCCATCATAGTTCTAATAACTTCTAAAGATTCCTTAGAACCATAAGAAATTTCCATTTTAAAAAGTACGTCAGCAAAACCTAATACGCCTAAACCAATTTTTCTTCTCGCTTTTGACTTTGTTTCTAAGATGGGTGTTGGATGTTTATGCATGTCAACACAATTATCTAAAAAGTGAACCGCGTTACGAACAATTCGTCGAAGTTTTTGTTCATCAAAAACATATTTTCCACCAACCACAATAAGACTTTTAGGCAAATTAAGATGAACATAAGGAACTCCTTCAAAGGATTCTAGTTCATACTGTCCACAAGAACCCGTACAAAGCACCTTTTTTTCTTTAAACGGATATTTTCTATTCATCTCATCAATAAAAACAACACCAGGATCCCCTGTTTGCCAGGATTGCTCAACAATAGCATCAAATAATAGTTTAGCAGGAATAGTTCGTACTACTTCACCATTTCGAGGATTAATTAAAGAAAAATCTTTCTCTTCTTTAACTGCATGCATAAACTCATCGGTTAATGCAACAGAGAGATTAAAATTTTGAAGAGCTTGTAAATCATGTTTCGCCTCAATAAATGACATCACATCGGGATGAGAAATATGAAGAACAGCCATGTTCGCACCACTACGACGACCGCCCTGAATAATAGCACTAAATGAGGTATCAAAAATTTTCATCACACTCATAGGACCAAACGCAACATTTTTCATTCCTGAAACAGAATCTTTTCGCGGACGAATTTTTGAAAAACTAAAACCAACACCACCGCCGTGTTGTTGAATGGTTGCACCAAGTTTTAAAACATCGAAAATTTCCTCAACAGAATCAGGCACATCAAGAGCATGATCAGAACATAAAAATTGTAACGTATTACCTGCATTCATCAAAATTGGCGATGCAGGAACAAAATCCATCTCCACTAAATGATCAAAAAAAATACTTTGAACACCAACAACATTCCCACCATATTTTTTATCGGCTTGCGCAATATTTTTAGCAACGCGAAAAAACATACCAACAGGATCTTCAACAATATTACCATCTGCATCTCGCTTTAAATACCGTATCTTCAGTAAATCAAGCGCACTAGGACTCAAATTAAGCTTTCGTCTATACTCTTTATACTTAGGAATACTTTCTTCATAGCCGGGCGGCAAAACCTCCTCCATGAAGAATCTAAAGATAAGCTGCTATAAAAATATTTGTAAAGATTTACTCAAAAAGAGAAGATTTTTCCCATAACATGAGCGCATAATGGCTAAAAGCACTAACAAGATCTGCGTCAGAAATATGCATATTTACTTGCTCAGACAGGTCTTTTCTTTTTAACGTCACCTTACACTGGGCATTATCCGCCATAACTAAAGAGAAGTTTTCCAAAGGATAAAAACGAGCCTGCACACCAAACTCAACACATTTGCTGGCGAGAAATCGAGTTCTTTGATTATCATCACCAAAAATTATTCGCGCATTAATATTTTTTTCTCCGAGCAAACGAAAAAGTTTTACTGCTCGATGTAAAGATTTTTGTTTTCTAAATCCCCAACCAACAACGTAAAAAGAGGATTTTGCTTGTTCTAGTAATGAGAAAGAAAGATCTAGGGAGGCTTTTGCTCCTGAAAAAAGCTCGACGGGGTCGGGCTCTTTAACGAGTCGTTGTTCTTTTAAACGATGCAATTTTGGAGCAAGTTTGTCTTGCAACACAAAAAGATTTGCTGATTGCTTTTCTGCAAGATGTTTTAAGGCAATACGAGGAGCAATGACTTCATAACGCTTCACATCAGCCCCAAAAGACTTTATTAAGCCCTTCTCTTCAAGAAGTTTTAAATTAGGATAAATAGCTGTTAAAGGCACTGTTGTAAATTTTGAAAAGCTCTCTAGCAGAAGACTTGCCCTGTTTTACTAGCGTTTCATACACCTTAATCTCATAGCCCGTTAAGCCAAATAATTTTAATTCTTCAAACGACATTAATAATTTTAAATTAATAGTCATATAAAAAAGTTACTGTGCGCGTCAGTATAGTATGAAACACAACATGCCCAAAGGAACTTATTTAGTTGACATGGACGGCGTCCTTGCAGACTATGTTGGAAAATACAACGAAAAATGGCTTTTAAAATTTCCCCAACGGCCATTTGTTTCGCGAGAAGCGATGACTAGCCACCAAATTGAAGAACATTACGATAAAAAATATATTGAAGATATTAAAGCAATAAGCCAAGATAAAAAATTCTTTGCAGAACTTGAAGAATTACCAGGAGCAGTCGAAGGAATTGAACGGCTCTTACATCAAGGAAATGACGTCTACATATGCACGAGTCCAAATATTTTAAACGATTATTGTGAACACGGAAAAAAACAATGGGTCAAAGAACATCTCGGTATGTTCTGGGTGAGAAGAATGATTATTACTAAAGACAAAACTCTTGTGCGAGGAGATTATCTTATCGATGATAAACCAAGGGTTAGCGGAATTATGCAACCAACATGGAAGCAAATACTCTACGACCAACCATACAATAGACAAGAAGAACTACAAAACAATAAAAGAATGACATGGCATAAAGGATTATTTACTCTCCAAGGATTTTAACGATAACACGTTTTTTTCGCTGACCATCAAATTCAGCATAATATAATTGCTCCCACGTTCCCAAGTCTAATTTACCATTCGTTATAGCCATCGTTACTTGATGACCCATGAGTTGCCGTTTTAGATGCGCATCCGCATTATCCTCACCAGTTTGATGATGTTTATAATCAAGACCATAAGGAGCAAGTTTTTCAAGCCATACAGAAAAATCCTCCAAAAGACCATCCTCTGCATCATTCACATAAACAGCTGCAGTAATATGCATGGGATTGACTAAAACTAAACCTTCCTGCACACCTGATTCTCGCACCGCATCTTCTACATCAGCAGTAATATTCAAAAAATCATAACGTTTTTCCGTGTTAAAATATAAATATTTTGTAAATGATTTCATGTTGTTGACTAAATATAAAGAACTATATAAATTCTTGCTAAAGAAAACAAACATGTAAAAATAATAACAAAAACAAAAGAAATGGCTACACCTATTGATTTTTCATAAGTAGTAGAAAAAAATATGAATTAGCAAAAAAAATAATTATTCCTTCGCTTATCACAAACGCAGGCATTCATATTCTAATAAGTCTTGAAAACGCTTCCGTAGAACCTCTAGGCTACTTGCTTTTGTTTTTATTAGGCGTGCATGCCACACTAGGAGGCATTATCTGGTCAAGCATAATACTATTCACTTCAATGAAAAAAACAATAAAAGAAGACCATATTATCAAAAACACAAAAGACGGGATGCGACAAAAAACGTTTCGCTACTTTTATTGGGCCTATGCAATTGCCAGCATAATTGGACTGGTAGTAGCAATAACAAAAGATAACGAAGCATATGTTTACCAAATTCCTATAGCCATTATCTTTGCAGGTTTAATTTTGCGGCTGGTAGATATTATAACAAAAAGAAATAAAAAAACTAATAATTAGTCATATTCAACGCCTTATTTAAATAATTCGCTTGATGTTGATATAGTTTTCGTTTTAGGAAAAAGGTATGTCTAACATCACGAACTAAGTATTTAACCATCTAATTCTACCAAGTTAATAATGAGGTAGGAAAAAAGATGACTGGACAAAATCTTATGATGAACACTGGATCTTTTACGTAT of Candidatus Woesearchaeota archaeon contains these proteins:
- the cysC gene encoding adenylyl-sulfate kinase, which encodes MSNDSFTEHNGFISREDKLNLLGLKENKVLWLTGLSGSGKSTISVATQKALHDLGILTASIDGDNTRRGINNDLSLSPAGRDENIRRFSHMAKMAYNNGLYVLVSAISPYKEKRAFARSLIPPNDFIEIYVNTPLEVCIQRDTKGLYARAAKGEIKDLTGFHDSAPYEPPTNPEIELSPHICSVDECVNQIIQYLNLRKN
- a CDS encoding DUF2061 domain-containing protein; amino-acid sequence: MRPRQTETKKRSVLKTFTWRIIASLTTISLVYVFSNDAAVAGMVGLLEFIFKLFLYYGHERVWQRFRVRSLQKVSIFKSLSWRFIASVLTTSLALIFGLGLETSLIIGSLELFIKLLTYYIHELLWVKISWGYEKDKRKSTLKYAD
- a CDS encoding RsmB/NOP family class I SAM-dependent RNA methyltransferase, yielding MNMLLKRYEQLGESFAPEDVLVRPALRVNTLKISSVDLYHKLSQKGVKLEPISFLPDAFFYEAPFSLASTIEYLSGLFYLQEAASQLPARVLLSDWSETDRQNPQKQNAVLPTADSPSPAELPVAILDMCAAPGSKTTQLAALTNDKIPIIALDNNMPRIDALKSNLERLEISSVSVFKKDAQFADDLALLFDYVLLDAPCSGNFCVEEDFFKARSPQDFKERGNLQKELLKSAYRALKSGGTLVYSTCSLEPEEDEFIVNWFLNRYEDMILLPMNLNIGDEGYNYIFGEELSSNMNLTRRFWPHKTGMQGFFIAKLQKK
- a CDS encoding NFACT family protein, producing the protein MKGALSSFELRHVVRELQFLVGAKIEKVFQQEKPTDDFLFSLHVSGKGKQLLYVALPRLLCVSSFKPVFPDAPPGFCTSLRRKITNARITAIEQHHFEKIIKITLSTKHGSSNLIMEFIPPGNMLLTTEDNKILSVLHAKIWSEERKLLPGKQYSFPPEQLDPSLLSRPQFAELLQGSTKESVVKSLAIDCSLGGLYAEEVTHQAGVEKSKAPRALSEADVEQLYDALHDLFVAPTTPFIFNHEAFPILLKDVAGGVAKEPSFNEAIAKVALASLTKQEEVDANKDATQKLSKTETVIKKQEQMLVGLQQKEIDNQKKGELIYTHYAEIKVLLDKITDLRKLASWDEIEAMCEDIDLVEKVDKNTGTIYINVD
- a CDS encoding cob(I)yrinic acid a,c-diamide adenosyltransferase, giving the protein MTTKIGDKGKTNILFGHQVEKTSPILEVAGTVDELNAAIGVARAHVVAPGIKEELLNLQHALFVIGAEVATLQEDFPKLKRNINTENITRIEEDINELEKYNDIDNWFIPGESPSSAQLELARTIARRLERRLLHVEHHNEHTRIFVNRLSDYLWLLSQKEEYYIRGIERKSTEEAKAKEQQTTI
- a CDS encoding adenosylcobalamin-dependent ribonucleoside-diphosphate reductase, whose protein sequence is MGLIIFMDRYAIKDLRENITVGDLVVAVSKDHPKYPKKDLGIIVADKGNEWAIRMITGVYVDDKNPLLVSKLQCDKPIESIYDAYGRVGRAVASVEEDKDLYEKKFTRALLKGYIQPAGRIMAGANVDETGKYTSNLTLYNCYVIPSPGDSRESIIKDTLYQMVEIFSRGGGVGINLSTLRPRYAYIKGVNGKSSGSVSWGNLYSNATGLIEQGGSRRGALMLMLADWHPDVEEFISSKHQIGFLDNANISVLVSNEFMQAVKDDADWPLEFPDIADAETKKKYDTEWDGDLLGWKAKGYKTAVHKTVRAKELWHKLIGSAWKSAEPGIVFSGRYNDLSNSYYYNNIICTNPCGEQGLPAWGVCNLGHLALNNFVYKTGDDAVGPVYEFDWDALEESTATLTRFLDNVIDLTPYIFEENKENQLAERRVGCGTLGLAEVLIRLRLRFGSKAASEFVDKLYKKITTIAYLASSELAKEKGSFAYFDKEKFLESGFMKTMPQEVRDAVQKNGIRNVTLTTQAPTGTVGSMVGTSTGIEPFYAFKYYQQSRLGFHEVEIDLAKEYKKGDDGSLPEFFVSAMDLAPEDHVEIQATIQKWTDSSISKTANVPGNFTVEQTMKLYEYAFDLGCKGVTIYRDGSRDEQILTTDAKTEEKNAAHKGSSSQAPETKETQESVKPNPETQESVKPNPETQDTVIYGSEVGERCPICKKGTMAKIGGCTECDAGCGFKGGCDMK
- a CDS encoding adenosylcobalamin-dependent ribonucleoside-diphosphate reductase is translated as MEEVLPPGYEESIPKYKEYRRKLNLSPSALDLLKIRYLKRDADGNIVEDPVGMFFRVAKNIAQADKKYGGNVVGVQSIFFDHLVEMDFVPASPILMNAGNTLQFLCSDHALDVPDSVEEIFDVLKLGATIQQHGGGVGFSFSKIRPRKDSVSGMKNVAFGPMSVMKIFDTSFSAIIQGGRRSGANMAVLHISHPDVMSFIEAKHDLQALQNFNLSVALTDEFMHAVKEEKDFSLINPRNGEVVRTIPAKLLFDAIVEQSWQTGDPGVVFIDEMNRKYPFKEKKVLCTGSCGQYELESFEGVPYVHLNLPKSLIVVGGKYVFDEQKLRRIVRNAVHFLDNCVDMHKHPTPILETKSKARRKIGLGVLGFADVLFKMEISYGSKESLEVIRTMMAIIKEESRNASHALALQRGSFTDFKDSTHKKQMRNATITSIAPTGSTSIIAHTSQSIEPVYAFSFTTKTSEGEQFTILNEAFKEAIDALPVDRTAKIQLQFVDSVQKISWLDEAFKRVYRTAMDIAPEEHLMVMATFQEFVDNSISKTINLPNQATRDDVAAIIMKAHTLHCKGITLYRDGCRADQALATKKQTRLSAFEDEEDT
- a CDS encoding helix-turn-helix domain-containing protein, with the translated sequence MSFEELKLFGLTGYEIKVYETLVKQGKSSARELFKIYNSAFNSYLS
- a CDS encoding 5'-3'-deoxyribonucleotidase, which codes for MKHNMPKGTYLVDMDGVLADYVGKYNEKWLLKFPQRPFVSREAMTSHQIEEHYDKKYIEDIKAISQDKKFFAELEELPGAVEGIERLLHQGNDVYICTSPNILNDYCEHGKKQWVKEHLGMFWVRRMIITKDKTLVRGDYLIDDKPRVSGIMQPTWKQILYDQPYNRQEELQNNKRMTWHKGLFTLQGF
- a CDS encoding secondary thiamine-phosphate synthase enzyme YjbQ: MKSFTKYLYFNTEKRYDFLNITADVEDAVRESGVQEGLVLVNPMHITAAVYVNDAEDGLLEDFSVWLEKLAPYGLDYKHHQTGEDNADAHLKRQLMGHQVTMAITNGKLDLGTWEQLYYAEFDGQRKKRVIVKILGE